Proteins from one Nicotiana tabacum cultivar K326 chromosome 23, ASM71507v2, whole genome shotgun sequence genomic window:
- the LOC107788574 gene encoding uncharacterized protein LOC107788574, with protein sequence MVISAAFSPSSISDTTSDTTPIHTRLPFHPADYTHPCHPLYVHPSDLLGSSLVSEPFDGICCGSWRRSVLAALFVRNKLDFIHGTVEKPPEGSPLMRQWQRCNNLVVAWLSNSVTKQIHRTVVYSEYAKDIWRELETRYGQADGAKVFELKKELAHISQGALDIVTYFNKIKQLWDELASISECKCTCGGGVKAEEEQRVYQFLMGLNDVYVQVRSNIIHDKAPSLHG encoded by the coding sequence ATGGTGATATCTGCTGCATTTTCGCCTTCGTCTATTTCTGATACTACAAGTGATACTACCCCAATACACACCCGTCTTCCTTTCCATCCTGCTGATTATACTCACCCTTGCCATCCTTTATATGTTCATCCTTCTGATTTGTTGGGAAGCTCTTTAGTTTCTGAGCCCTTTGATGGGATTTGTTGTGGGAGTTGGCGACGATCCGTGTTGGCTGCCCTTTTCGTTAGAAACAAGCTGGATTTCATCCATGGGACTGTTGAGAAACCTCCTGAGGGATCTCCTCTCATGCGACAGTGGCAGAGATGCAATAATTTAGTTGTTGCATGGCTTTCCAACTCTGTCACTAAGCAAATCCATCGAACAGTCGTATATTCTGAATATGCTAAGGATATTTGGAGGGAATTAGAGACTAGGTATGGGCAGGCTGATGGAGCTAAAGTTTTTGAGCTAAAGAAGGAACTAGCTCACATTTCTCAGGGTGCTCTTGACATTGTCACTTACTTCAACAAAATAAAGCAACTCTGGGATGAGTTGGCTTCTATTTCTGAGTGTAAGTGCACTTGTGGTGGTGGCGTAAAGGCAGAGGAGGAGCAACGTGTTTACCAGTTTTTGATGGGGTTGAATGATGTATATGTTCAGGTGCGCAGCAACATCATTCATGATAAAGCCCCTTCCCTCCATGGATAA